The genomic region CGCCGGGAGCGGCGCCGGCGATCAGCGAGATCGCCATGCCCTCGCCGGTGAGCCACCCGTCGGGGGCGTCGACGCCGTTGCCCCGGCGCAGCGCGTCCTGCGCGAGGTCGAGGCACTGGTCGAGGCCGTAGCTGCCCCACACCAGGTCCGCCTCGGGCTCGTCGTGCACGGTCAGCAGGGGTTCGCCGTCGCGGACCGCGTTGAGGCGGCGGAGCTCGAACGGATCCATGCCGAGGCGCTCGGCGAGCATGTCGAGCGCCGACTCGATCCCGAGGATCACCTGTCCGAGGCCGTAGCCGCGGAACGCGCCCGAGGGCACCGTGTTGGTGTAGACCACCTCGGCGTCGACGTGCGTGACGGGGCACCGGTAGACGTTGATGGACTCCGACACGCTGTGGAAGAGCACGCCGATCCCGTGGTTGCCGTACGCCCCGGTGTTGCTGAGCACGTCGACCTTCATCGCGGTGAGCACGCCGTCCGCGGTGGCGCCGAGCGAGACGCCGACGCGATACGGATGCCGCACGGCGGTGCGGCGGAACTCGTCGCTGCGGGTCAGCTCGTACGCCACGGGGCGGCCGGTGCGCAGCACGGCAAGCGCCAAGAGGTCCTCCGCGAAGATCTCCTGCTTGCCGCCGAAGCCGCCGCCGATGCGCGCCGTGTGCACGCGGATGCGGTCGGCGGGCAGGTCGAAGATGCGGGCGAGCTCGTCGCGGGTGAGGAACGGAACCTGGGTGCTCGCGCGGATCACGAGGCGGTCGTCGTCGTCGAGCCATCCCAGCGCGCCGTGCGTCTCGAGCTGGGCGTGCGATGCACGGCCGGTGCGCCACGTTCCGCTCACGCTCACGTCGCTGGCGGCCAGCGCCTCGTCGACGTCGCCGCCGCGACCGGCGTGCATGCTGGCGACGACGTTGCGACCGGCCTCGGCCACGCGGTCCCCGGCCGTGCGATCGGGGTGCACGAGCGGGGCGCCGGGCTGCCGCGCCTGCTCGGGGTCGAACACCGCCGGCAGGACCTCGTACGTCACGTCGAGGAGCGCGAGCGCGGCGTCGGCCGCCTCGGCGGTCTCGGCGACCACCGCGGCGACCCGCTGGCCGACGAAGCGGACGACGTCGTCGAGCACGCGCGTGTCGTCCGGATCATCGGTGCGATGCTCGTGCCGCGCCGTCGAGAAGCGCGTCGCGGGGGCGTCGCGATGCGTGAGCACGGCGACGACACCCGGCAGGGCCTCGGCGGCGGCGGTGTCGATCCCGGTGATGCGGGCGTGCGCGTGGGGTGAGCCGAGCACGCGCAGCACGAGGGCGTCGCTCGTGCGCTCGGTGTCGAAGGTGAAGGGCTCGAGCCCCTGCACGATGCGCCGCGCGGGTTCGGGCGAGACGGACCGCCCGACGCCGGCGTCGGGCGCGTCCGAAGGCGGACGGGGGCCCGTCTGCCGGACCTCTCCCAGGACGGACTCGCGGATCGCCTCGCGGATGGGCCGGTAGCCGGTGCACCGGCACAGGCTCCCCTTGAGGCGGCGGTCCAGATCGTCGAGGTCGGCGCCGTCGAACGTCGACGCGGTCACGCTCATGCCGGGCGTGCAGAAGCCGCACTGGAATCCGAAGCCGTCGACGAGCGCCTGCTGCACCGGGTGCAGCTCGTCGCCCCGGGCCAGGCCCGCAGCCGTCGTGACCTGTGCGCCCTCGGCGCGCATGGCCGGGATGATGCACGAGTGCACCGGCTCGCCGTCCAGGATCACCGCGCACGCGCCGCAGTCGCCCGCGTCGCAGCCCTTCTTGACCTCGGTGTGGCCGTGCTCGCGCAGGAGCGTCCGCAGGCACTGGCCCGGGCGCGGGTCGGCGTCGAGCGGGGCGCCGTTGACGTCGAGTCTCATGCGGTCAGCTCCTGCCGGATGCGCTCCGCGAGCACGACGCTCACGCCGCGCCGCCAGTCCGCGGCGCCGAGCGAGTCGGTGTAGTAGCCGGATGCCGACCGGACGGCCTCGGCGAGGTCGGCGGCGTCGGGCAGCGCGGTGAAGCGCAGGACCGCGGGTCGATCGACGGCGGCGGTGACGGCGAACACGGCCGAGCCGTCCTCGTCCGCGCGACCGGTCACCACGGCCCCCGACCGGCCGAGCTCGGCCAGCGCGATCTTGCGCAGCCGCGCTCGGGACCGCAGAGCGGATGCCGGGACGTCGATCGCCCGGAGGACTTCACCTGCCGCGAGGGCGTTCTCGCCGGCACCGGTGATGAATTCCGAAACGGGCATATGGGTGACGCCGCCGAACGGCGTCCAGATCTCGGCCCGGGCGTCGAGCGCGACGGCGAAGGAGGCCAGCGCCGCGGCGGGGAACGCGCGGCAGATGTTCCCGCCGACCGTCGCGGTGTTCCAGATCTTGAACGACGCCAGCAGCGCGTCGGCGGCATCCGGGATCATTCCGGTGGCGTGCCAGTCCGCGGGCACGGGCTCGGCCCCGCGTCCCTCGGCCCACGCGCGCAGCGTTGCGATCGTGCAGGTCGCGCCGATGCGCAGGCCGTCGGCGGTGACCTCGAGATCGGGCCAGCCGAGCGTGGTCAGGTCGACGAACCCGGTGGTCTCGGGCTGTGGCTCGCTCATGAGCCACGTTCCCCCGGCCATGAAGACCTCGCCGGGGGCGAGCGCCAGGTCGTCTCGAGTGCGGGCTCGCCGGAACCCGGTGATGCTCGTGATGTCCATGTCAGAGCCTCTCGGCCAGTTCGCGCGAGGCCGCGGCGACGCCGCGGGCGAGGAGGTCCTCCTCCGCAGTGACGAGCGTCGCGTCCTCGACGACCGGCGCGCCGCCGACGAACAGGCGCTTGAGCGGCGGAAGGGCGCCGAGTCCGAGGGCTGCGACGGGGTCGAGGATGCCGGCGTGCTCGACGCCGTCGACCCGCCAGACGGCGATGTCGGCGAGCTTCCCCGGCTCGAGCGAGCCGATCTCGTCCTGCCGGCCGAGCACGCGGGCGCCGCCCATCGTGCCCATGCGCAGCCCGTCGCGCACGCTCATGGAGTCCGACCCGGTGCGCAGGCGGTTCATCAGGACCGCCTCGCGCACCTCGACGCCCAGCTGCCCGGACTCGTTGGAGGCTGCGCCGTCGACGCCGAGGCCGACCGGGACGCCCGCGTTCAGCAGGTCCCGCACGGGGGCGATCCCGGCGGCCAGCCGCGCGTTGGACGACGGGCAGTGCGCGACCCCCGTGCCGGTGGCGGCGTATCGCCGGATCGCCGGGTCGTCGAGGTGCACGCCGTGCGCCATCCACACGTCGTCGCCCAGCCACCCGAGATCCTCGAGGTACTGCGTCGGCGTCTTGCCGAAGTGCTCCTGGCAGTACGAGTCCTCCTCGACGGTCTCGGACGCGTGGGTGTGGAGACGGACATCGAGGCTGCGGGCGAGCAGGGCGGCCTCTCGGAGCAGGTCGGCGGTGACCGAGAACGGCGAGCACGGCGCGATCGCGACGCGCACCATCGCCTCGCGGGATCGGTCGTGGTATCGCTCGACCGCCTCCTGCGACGCCGCGAGGGCGGCATCCGTCGTCTCGACCGCGAAGTCCGGCGGCAGCCCGCCCTGCGACGCGCCGAGGTCCATCGAGCCGCGCGTGGCGTGCAGGCGGACGCCGACCTGTGAGGCCGATTCCACCAGGGCGCCGACGATGTCGCCGGAGCCCTGCGGGAAGATGTAGTGGTGGTCGCCGACCGTCGTGCAGCCCGACCGCGCGAGCACGGCCATGGCTCCCGCGGCGCCGGCGCCGGTGAGGCCCGCGTCGATGCGCGACCACAGCGGGTAGAGGCTCGTGAGCCAGTCGAACAGGATGGCGTCCTGCGCGTGGCCGCGCGTGAGCCACTGGTACAGGTGGTGGTGCGTGTTGACCAGACCCGGAGTGACGAGGCATCCGGTCGCGTCGATGATCTCTGCGCCGTCCCGCACGGCCGCCGGCGCGGCTCCGGACCCCACGGCGACGATGTCCCCGTCCTCGATGACGACGTGGCCGGCGGCGTGCTCGGTGCCGGCGGCGTCGACGGTGGCGACGTAGCCGTTCTCGATGATGGTGCGGGTCATTCGGGGGCTCCTGCGCGGCGGCGGTGGGGCGCCGGTGCGGCGCACGAGACGGATGCGGCGGGGATGCCGGCCGCGAGGGCTGCCGGGTCTTCGTCCGCGGTGGCGGGCGCTCCGTCGCGCCGGTGGAGGGGGCCGGT from Microbacter sp. GSS18 harbors:
- a CDS encoding molybdopterin-dependent oxidoreductase, giving the protein MRLDVNGAPLDADPRPGQCLRTLLREHGHTEVKKGCDAGDCGACAVILDGEPVHSCIIPAMRAEGAQVTTAAGLARGDELHPVQQALVDGFGFQCGFCTPGMSVTASTFDGADLDDLDRRLKGSLCRCTGYRPIREAIRESVLGEVRQTGPRPPSDAPDAGVGRSVSPEPARRIVQGLEPFTFDTERTSDALVLRVLGSPHAHARITGIDTAAAEALPGVVAVLTHRDAPATRFSTARHEHRTDDPDDTRVLDDVVRFVGQRVAAVVAETAEAADAALALLDVTYEVLPAVFDPEQARQPGAPLVHPDRTAGDRVAEAGRNVVASMHAGRGGDVDEALAASDVSVSGTWRTGRASHAQLETHGALGWLDDDDRLVIRASTQVPFLTRDELARIFDLPADRIRVHTARIGGGFGGKQEIFAEDLLALAVLRTGRPVAYELTRSDEFRRTAVRHPYRVGVSLGATADGVLTAMKVDVLSNTGAYGNHGIGVLFHSVSESINVYRCPVTHVDAEVVYTNTVPSGAFRGYGLGQVILGIESALDMLAERLGMDPFELRRLNAVRDGEPLLTVHDEPEADLVWGSYGLDQCLDLAQDALRRGNGVDAPDGWLTGEGMAISLIAGAAPGGHFADATATLRPDGVYEIAAGTAEFGNGTSTVLRQVAATVLGAPPDRIVLRHSDTDLIGHDTGAFASAGVVVAGKAVGRACAALRDHLAAEPDAGPFIAHGSADAAERTPSFNVHAVRVAVDPETGSVRVLQSVQSADAGFVMNPAQCRGQVEGGAAQALGGALYEEVLLDEDGAVSNPAFRLYRVPQSADIPDTEVFFADTHDDIGPFGAKSMSESPYNPVAPAVGNAIARALGRRPFHQPFTRERVWRVAQGLDED
- a CDS encoding FAD binding domain-containing protein translates to MDITSITGFRRARTRDDLALAPGEVFMAGGTWLMSEPQPETTGFVDLTTLGWPDLEVTADGLRIGATCTIATLRAWAEGRGAEPVPADWHATGMIPDAADALLASFKIWNTATVGGNICRAFPAAALASFAVALDARAEIWTPFGGVTHMPVSEFITGAGENALAAGEVLRAIDVPASALRSRARLRKIALAELGRSGAVVTGRADEDGSAVFAVTAAVDRPAVLRFTALPDAADLAEAVRSASGYYTDSLGAADWRRGVSVVLAERIRQELTA
- a CDS encoding 8-oxoguanine deaminase, translated to MTRTIIENGYVATVDAAGTEHAAGHVVIEDGDIVAVGSGAAPAAVRDGAEIIDATGCLVTPGLVNTHHHLYQWLTRGHAQDAILFDWLTSLYPLWSRIDAGLTGAGAAGAMAVLARSGCTTVGDHHYIFPQGSGDIVGALVESASQVGVRLHATRGSMDLGASQGGLPPDFAVETTDAALAASQEAVERYHDRSREAMVRVAIAPCSPFSVTADLLREAALLARSLDVRLHTHASETVEEDSYCQEHFGKTPTQYLEDLGWLGDDVWMAHGVHLDDPAIRRYAATGTGVAHCPSSNARLAAGIAPVRDLLNAGVPVGLGVDGAASNESGQLGVEVREAVLMNRLRTGSDSMSVRDGLRMGTMGGARVLGRQDEIGSLEPGKLADIAVWRVDGVEHAGILDPVAALGLGALPPLKRLFVGGAPVVEDATLVTAEEDLLARGVAAASRELAERL